The following are from one region of the Halomonas qaidamensis genome:
- a CDS encoding YqgE/AlgH family protein, with protein MQSFKHHFLMAMPHLEDPNFAGSLIYLCDHDHNGCMGVIANRPLEITLDALFEQLSLGGDDSPHRNAPVYYGGPMHKDRGFILHVGDSQEWDSSVQVEDGIALTTSMDILQALADDTGPDDFLVCLGCAGWDVGQLEDELKENTWLTVESQSSVLFDTPPTERLTAAAGILGVDLNLMTRNAGHA; from the coding sequence ATGCAAAGTTTTAAGCATCATTTTTTGATGGCTATGCCCCACTTGGAAGACCCCAATTTCGCTGGCAGCCTGATCTACCTGTGTGACCATGACCACAATGGTTGCATGGGGGTCATCGCCAACCGCCCACTTGAAATCACCCTGGATGCCCTATTTGAGCAGCTCTCATTAGGGGGAGATGACAGCCCACACCGTAATGCACCGGTCTATTATGGTGGCCCTATGCATAAGGATCGTGGCTTTATTTTGCATGTCGGTGATAGCCAGGAGTGGGACTCCAGTGTTCAGGTGGAAGACGGTATTGCGCTTACCACCTCGATGGATATTCTTCAGGCACTTGCCGATGACACAGGCCCCGACGATTTTTTGGTTTGCCTAGGCTGTGCTGGCTGGGATGTCGGACAGTTAGAAGACGAGCTAAAAGAGAACACGTGGTTAACGGTGGAAAGTCAAAGCAGCGTACTGTTTGATACTCCCCCCACGGAGCGTTTAACTGCTGCGGCTGGCATTCTTGGTGTTGATTTAAACCTGATGACCCGCAACGCTGGACATGCATGA
- the ruvX gene encoding Holliday junction resolvase RuvX gives MAERGQRLILAFDFGTRRIGVAVGNELLNSARELTPLTARDGIPDWNVVTRLVEEWQPDLFVVGLPLNMDGTESAMSTRARKFGNRLHGRYGKPCEMVDERGSTREAKQIAHAAGHRGNYREESVDGIAAVLILEGWFAHQEGLPGGRSTH, from the coding sequence ATGGCTGAACGTGGGCAACGGCTAATACTCGCATTTGATTTTGGTACTCGGCGTATTGGCGTCGCGGTAGGCAACGAGTTGTTGAATAGTGCACGCGAGCTAACGCCGCTAACCGCTCGAGATGGCATTCCTGACTGGAACGTTGTCACACGGTTAGTAGAAGAGTGGCAGCCTGATCTATTTGTCGTTGGCTTGCCGCTGAATATGGACGGCACTGAATCAGCGATGAGTACGCGGGCACGTAAGTTCGGCAACCGCCTGCATGGGCGCTATGGTAAGCCCTGTGAAATGGTCGACGAACGTGGCTCCACTCGCGAAGCGAAGCAGATTGCCCATGCTGCAGGGCATCGTGGTAATTACCGAGAAGAGAGCGTTGATGGCATTGCTGCCGTGCTTATTCTAGAAGGCTGGTTTGCCCACCAGGAAGGACTGCCCGGTGGGCGAAGCACCCATTAA
- the pyrB gene encoding aspartate carbamoyltransferase, with amino-acid sequence MSQHLLTVDSLQRESVDHLLRVAARMEPIASRRQITRVLEGAVLGNLFFEASTRTRVSFHAAFCRLGGSVCDTTGFTFSSMAKGESLYDTSRVMSGYCDAIVMRHPDQGSVAEFAAATNVPVINGGDGPGEHPSQALLDLYTIDKEFQRLGKSLSGAHILLTGDLKYGRTVHSLIKLLSLYDPLRITLVSPPGLEMPTALIDLVTSRGHRVEQRDSLASDFSDLDVVYTTRIQKERFTDEMNESFQGLSDDFMVNRDFLDQRCSQSTIVMHPLPRDSRPGANDLNVNLNGDPRLAIFRQTDNGIPMRMAIFATLLKVDELIEKDLRPVRWFVPSQVGTLDR; translated from the coding sequence ATGAGCCAGCACCTATTAACTGTCGATTCATTACAGCGCGAAAGCGTTGACCACCTGCTACGCGTAGCAGCGCGTATGGAACCTATTGCCAGTCGCCGCCAAATTACTCGGGTGCTGGAAGGTGCTGTGCTTGGTAATTTGTTCTTTGAGGCGAGTACACGCACGCGCGTGAGCTTTCATGCCGCATTTTGCCGCTTGGGGGGAAGTGTGTGTGACACCACTGGCTTTACCTTCTCTTCTATGGCCAAGGGTGAGTCGCTGTACGATACCAGCCGTGTGATGAGTGGTTACTGCGATGCGATTGTTATGCGCCACCCCGATCAAGGGTCGGTAGCGGAGTTCGCGGCGGCCACTAATGTGCCGGTAATAAATGGTGGCGATGGCCCTGGTGAACACCCAAGCCAAGCATTGCTGGACCTCTATACAATTGATAAAGAGTTTCAGCGGCTGGGTAAATCGCTTAGCGGAGCGCATATTCTACTGACCGGTGATTTGAAATATGGCCGCACCGTGCATTCGCTGATCAAGTTACTATCTCTTTATGATCCGCTGCGCATTACCCTGGTATCTCCACCGGGTTTAGAAATGCCGACCGCCCTGATTGACCTAGTGACATCTCGCGGGCATCGCGTTGAGCAGCGCGATTCACTGGCTAGCGACTTCTCAGACCTAGACGTGGTGTACACCACGCGTATCCAGAAAGAGCGCTTTACTGATGAAATGAACGAGAGCTTTCAGGGGCTTTCTGACGACTTTATGGTGAACCGTGACTTTCTTGATCAGCGCTGCAGCCAGAGCACCATTGTCATGCACCCACTACCCCGTGATAGCCGCCCAGGCGCTAATGACCTAAACGTGAACCTTAACGGAGACCCACGTTTGGCGATTTTCCGCCAAACCGATAACGGGATACCGATGCGTATGGCCATTTTTGCCACACTCTTAAAGGTAGATGAACTGATTGAGAAAGACCTGCGGCCAGTACGCTGGTTTGTGCCATCACAGGTCGGCACGCTAGACCGTTAA
- a CDS encoding class I SAM-dependent methyltransferase encodes MSDWTSGYVADINYTYGYYAELNPLRIALGFINAGIRPPNTINACELGFGQGISTNIHAAASQINWYGTDFNPHQAAFAQELSSISGADAKLYDDAFSDFCQRDNLPEFDYIGLHGIWSWISDENRAVIVDFIRRKLRVGGVLYISYNTQPGWAAMVPMRDLLAEYADTMSAQGAGTISRIDDAIAFADKLVAVNPEYCNANPQIKNRLAKIKQDNKNYVAHEYFNRDWEPMAFAKMARWLEPAKMDWACSARYADAIESIQLTNEQQALINNIPNPLFRQSVRDFCENRQFRTDYWVKGARRLSELDKDEMLGGLRVIMGVPRKDVQLKIAGRLGNFDLPSNIYTPLLEMLSSYQPVFVSELWQVAAEHGVGRSAFNSAIAILASKGIILPAQSDDDIAKVASKTGQLNRFLMSRSRSTTELSYLASPVTGGGIAVPLFHQFFLLASLEGGDDAKTLAAFTWRILASQNKCLLKEGKPISDENENLVELERQARDFLDERLPIYRALKII; translated from the coding sequence ATGTCGGATTGGACATCGGGATACGTAGCAGATATTAATTATACCTATGGGTATTACGCTGAGCTTAATCCTTTGCGCATTGCTTTAGGGTTTATCAATGCTGGTATTCGGCCGCCTAACACTATTAATGCCTGTGAACTTGGGTTTGGCCAGGGTATTAGCACCAATATTCATGCGGCCGCCTCACAAATAAATTGGTACGGGACCGATTTTAATCCCCATCAAGCGGCGTTTGCTCAGGAGTTGTCTTCTATTAGCGGTGCAGACGCTAAGCTGTACGATGATGCCTTTAGTGATTTTTGTCAGCGTGACAATTTGCCTGAGTTCGACTACATCGGTCTTCACGGTATATGGAGTTGGATTTCGGATGAAAACCGTGCGGTGATCGTTGATTTTATCCGACGAAAACTAAGAGTAGGAGGCGTGCTATATATCAGCTATAACACTCAGCCAGGTTGGGCGGCAATGGTACCAATGCGTGACTTGCTAGCGGAGTATGCTGATACTATGAGCGCCCAGGGAGCAGGCACCATTTCACGTATTGATGATGCCATTGCGTTTGCTGATAAGCTGGTCGCTGTGAACCCTGAGTATTGCAATGCTAACCCCCAGATAAAAAATCGTCTGGCTAAAATTAAGCAAGATAATAAAAACTATGTGGCCCACGAATACTTTAACCGTGATTGGGAGCCAATGGCATTTGCCAAAATGGCGCGTTGGTTAGAGCCAGCTAAAATGGACTGGGCTTGTAGTGCGAGATATGCAGATGCCATTGAGAGTATTCAGTTAACCAATGAGCAACAGGCCTTAATTAATAACATTCCTAACCCGCTATTTCGCCAGTCGGTGCGTGATTTTTGTGAGAATCGTCAATTTCGTACCGATTACTGGGTAAAAGGGGCACGCCGTTTAAGTGAGCTTGATAAAGATGAAATGTTAGGTGGTCTTCGTGTGATTATGGGAGTGCCACGTAAGGACGTACAGCTAAAAATCGCTGGGCGACTGGGTAACTTTGACTTGCCTAGCAATATTTATACGCCACTACTAGAGATGCTTTCATCCTATCAACCTGTATTTGTATCAGAGCTTTGGCAGGTTGCAGCAGAGCACGGGGTGGGGCGCTCTGCATTTAACAGTGCAATCGCCATACTTGCATCAAAAGGTATTATTTTGCCTGCCCAATCTGACGATGATATTGCTAAAGTAGCGTCCAAGACTGGTCAACTCAATCGTTTTTTAATGAGTCGGTCAAGAAGCACAACAGAGTTGAGTTATCTAGCAAGTCCTGTGACAGGAGGTGGTATTGCTGTCCCGCTTTTTCATCAGTTTTTCCTGCTTGCCTCGTTAGAGGGCGGCGATGATGCTAAAACGTTAGCTGCTTTTACGTGGCGTATTTTAGCGTCTCAAAACAAATGTCTGCTTAAAGAGGGTAAGCCAATTTCGGATGAGAATGAAAATTTGGTCGAGCTTGAGCGTCAGGCCAGAGATTTTCTAGATGAGCGGTTACCCATCTATCGAGCGTTAAAAATTATCTGA
- a CDS encoding deoxyguanosinetriphosphate triphosphohydrolase: MTQMQWDQLLSPQRLHDKRPGSVREATHEIGRSPFHKDHDRIVFSGSFRRLGRKTQVHPLTENDHIHTRLTHSLEVGCVGRSLGMIVGELLKDRLPSWITPADLGVIVQTACLGHDIGNPPFGHAGEYAIRDWFQRAQKSGLLDGLSDAEREDLLTYEGNAQGFRVITQIEYNQFNGGMRLSAATLGTLLKYPWTVRYSGRAGKFGCYQSEQALLKEVAEAVGLLPQGDQRWCRHPLAWLVEAADDICYALLDLEDGLEMGILRYEEVVEILRQIAGEFPPEYAEMERRKVSQRRRIALLRGAAMERAVNDVGAVFVQHEQALLSGTLGQDLLELCHPDLGWGVQAAKQLARERIFQNERKAKLEIGAYTTLGILLEAFIGAANELHHTGHSSFKHQRVLALIGENTPLQSWTLYDSYRRMLDFIGGMTDHYAVDLAQEMGGRLRGD; this comes from the coding sequence ATGACACAGATGCAATGGGACCAGTTATTATCCCCTCAACGTCTTCACGATAAACGCCCTGGTAGTGTGCGTGAAGCGACTCATGAAATCGGTCGAAGCCCTTTTCATAAAGATCATGATCGTATTGTTTTCTCGGGTTCTTTTAGGCGTTTGGGGCGAAAAACGCAGGTTCATCCGCTGACAGAAAATGATCATATTCACACACGCTTAACTCACTCACTTGAAGTTGGCTGTGTTGGTCGTTCGCTAGGTATGATTGTCGGCGAGTTATTAAAGGATCGACTGCCTAGTTGGATTACACCCGCTGATTTAGGGGTGATCGTCCAAACGGCGTGTTTAGGACATGATATTGGTAATCCCCCTTTTGGCCATGCTGGTGAATATGCGATTCGTGATTGGTTTCAGCGTGCTCAAAAAAGTGGCTTGCTAGATGGTCTGTCTGACGCAGAGCGTGAAGACTTACTGACGTATGAAGGTAATGCCCAAGGCTTCCGTGTTATTACACAAATTGAATACAACCAGTTTAATGGTGGTATGCGGTTATCTGCCGCTACGTTAGGTACTCTACTTAAATATCCCTGGACGGTACGCTACAGCGGGCGTGCGGGTAAGTTTGGTTGCTACCAGTCTGAACAGGCGCTGTTAAAAGAAGTGGCTGAGGCTGTCGGGCTTCTTCCCCAGGGAGATCAACGCTGGTGTCGTCATCCGCTTGCCTGGCTTGTCGAAGCGGCAGATGATATCTGCTACGCCCTGCTTGATTTAGAAGATGGCTTAGAGATGGGGATTCTTCGCTATGAGGAAGTGGTTGAAATATTGCGCCAGATAGCCGGTGAATTTCCTCCAGAATACGCTGAGATGGAGAGGCGGAAAGTATCTCAGCGGCGTCGAATTGCGTTACTGCGCGGTGCTGCCATGGAGCGTGCAGTTAATGATGTGGGAGCTGTCTTTGTGCAGCATGAGCAAGCATTACTCAGCGGCACGTTAGGCCAGGATTTGTTAGAGCTGTGTCATCCTGATTTGGGATGGGGGGTTCAAGCTGCAAAGCAGTTGGCTCGTGAACGCATTTTTCAAAATGAGCGTAAAGCCAAGTTGGAAATTGGCGCCTACACAACGCTAGGAATTTTACTAGAAGCATTTATAGGTGCTGCTAATGAATTACATCACACAGGCCATAGCTCATTTAAACATCAACGTGTTTTGGCATTGATTGGTGAAAATACGCCACTGCAATCCTGGACGCTCTATGATAGCTATCGGCGTATGCTAGATTTTATTGGCGGTATGACCGATCACTATGCTGTCGATCTTGCACAAGAAATGGGCGGTCGCTTACGCGGTGATTAG
- a CDS encoding nuclease-related domain-containing protein, whose translation MNWLEYLLPLIFLFPMAAMGGIVLALRSLHDARVQSPFNAPLREPGQALRHRLDQAFSSLFLNGALGPIISLAPLVYGMGRMLFVEKQDWVEWALYGLLSTLLVLAFSLLLVRDYQRIRRLKLGLACELAVGQELERMVRPEAHPYYVFHDVPTDSFTIDHVVVTPHGVFVVETRARALAIGSDGKELNSVAVERERLRFPHWQERRPLHKTRQGVNWLTQWLECRCGIPVPVRGVLVLPGWEVDTSEAAPDILVVSGEQLARQLTELTPGQMSDAIHDKVIHLLIERARIMELKHLRQPSV comes from the coding sequence ATGAATTGGCTAGAATACCTGCTTCCACTCATTTTTCTATTTCCCATGGCGGCTATGGGTGGCATTGTTTTAGCATTGCGTAGCCTCCACGATGCGCGCGTTCAGTCTCCCTTTAACGCTCCTTTACGTGAACCAGGCCAGGCCCTGCGTCATCGCCTCGACCAAGCTTTTTCTAGCCTTTTTTTAAACGGCGCGCTCGGCCCCATCATTAGCCTGGCCCCTCTCGTGTACGGCATGGGGCGTATGCTATTTGTAGAAAAACAGGACTGGGTAGAGTGGGCATTATATGGCTTACTTAGCACGCTATTAGTGCTAGCGTTTTCACTGCTACTTGTCCGCGATTATCAGCGTATCCGCCGTCTTAAACTTGGCTTAGCTTGCGAGCTAGCTGTCGGTCAGGAATTAGAGCGCATGGTGAGGCCGGAAGCCCACCCCTACTATGTCTTCCACGATGTTCCCACTGATAGCTTTACTATTGACCACGTCGTTGTCACACCACACGGCGTCTTCGTGGTAGAAACGCGAGCCCGAGCATTAGCGATTGGTAGCGATGGGAAAGAGCTTAATAGCGTAGCCGTTGAACGTGAGCGGCTGCGTTTTCCTCATTGGCAAGAACGCCGTCCACTTCATAAAACGCGCCAGGGCGTCAATTGGTTGACTCAGTGGTTAGAGTGTCGCTGTGGTATACCCGTGCCTGTACGAGGCGTATTGGTGTTACCAGGCTGGGAGGTTGATACTAGCGAAGCCGCCCCCGACATATTAGTCGTAAGCGGTGAGCAGCTAGCCCGTCAGTTAACCGAACTCACCCCTGGCCAGATGAGCGATGCCATTCACGATAAGGTGATTCATTTATTAATTGAGCGTGCACGTATTATGGAACTCAAACACTTACGCCAACCCTCTGTCTGA
- a CDS encoding translation initiation factor Sui1, whose translation MASLRDQLGGLVYSTEQGKTCPSCRESIDHCRCEDTSEQARIADLDGIVRIRRETSGRKGKGVTTISGIPLPTTELKALAKTLKKRCGTGGAVKDGIIEIQGDHRETLQHALTSLGYHVKLAGG comes from the coding sequence ATGGCTTCATTACGTGACCAGCTCGGCGGCCTTGTGTACTCAACAGAACAAGGCAAAACTTGCCCTAGCTGCCGTGAGTCTATCGATCACTGCCGCTGTGAAGATACCAGTGAGCAAGCACGCATTGCTGATTTAGACGGCATTGTGCGGATCCGGCGTGAAACCAGTGGTCGCAAGGGAAAAGGCGTGACTACTATTAGCGGTATACCGCTCCCCACCACGGAGTTGAAGGCGCTTGCTAAAACATTGAAGAAACGCTGCGGTACTGGGGGTGCAGTAAAAGATGGCATTATCGAGATTCAAGGCGATCACCGAGAAACACTGCAACATGCACTAACCTCATTAGGCTACCACGTTAAATTAGCAGGTGGCTGA
- a CDS encoding HAD family hydrolase, which yields MPLPLLLFDCDGTLVNSEPLLAEEMAIGLNSVGLPFKSTDYLGEFRGARFRRIVAELQQRYGNVDEDQLASMEQTMRTSLANRLTSELEAIPGARESLEVLRHYPSAVVSNGPESKIHTALKATGLADYFGKRLFSGYTANCWKPEPCLHLHAASIMGFAAKDCIAIDDALVGIRAALQAGMTVIHLNRYPDAETTPEGAIMISNMYQLPAVVERLTHEKWQMPMPQHSIEK from the coding sequence ATGCCGCTTCCACTTTTGCTGTTTGACTGTGATGGCACCCTCGTCAATAGTGAACCACTTTTAGCTGAAGAAATGGCTATTGGGCTCAATTCGGTAGGCTTACCTTTCAAATCCACCGATTATCTGGGGGAATTTCGAGGTGCTCGCTTTCGACGAATTGTGGCAGAGTTACAGCAACGCTATGGTAATGTCGATGAAGATCAATTAGCTAGCATGGAACAGACGATGCGCACTAGCCTAGCTAATCGGCTAACAAGTGAACTAGAGGCAATTCCTGGCGCACGTGAATCCCTTGAGGTATTGCGTCATTATCCAAGTGCCGTGGTATCCAATGGTCCAGAAAGTAAAATTCATACGGCTTTAAAGGCCACCGGCCTAGCCGACTACTTTGGTAAACGCTTGTTTAGCGGCTATACCGCTAACTGTTGGAAACCCGAACCCTGTCTTCACCTCCATGCAGCTAGTATCATGGGTTTTGCAGCAAAAGACTGCATTGCCATTGATGATGCCCTTGTGGGTATTAGAGCAGCCCTTCAAGCTGGCATGACGGTTATTCACTTAAACCGCTATCCAGATGCTGAAACTACGCCTGAAGGCGCTATTATGATCAGCAACATGTACCAATTGCCTGCAGTTGTTGAGCGCCTTACTCATGAAAAGTGGCAAATGCCAATGCCTCAACATTCAATAGAGAAATAA
- the fba gene encoding class II fructose-bisphosphate aldolase (catalyzes the reversible aldol condensation of dihydroxyacetonephosphate and glyceraldehyde 3-phosphate in the Calvin cycle, glycolysis, and/or gluconeogenesis), with translation MALISMRQMLDHAAEYGYGIPAFNVNNLEQMRAIMEAADATDSPVIVQASAGARKYAGAPFLRHLILAAVEEFPHIPVVMHQDHGTSPAVCQRSIQLGFSSVMMDGSLGEDGKTPMDYDYNVDVTRRAVEMAHACGVSVEGELGCLGSLETGMAGEEDGIGAEGKLDMEQMLTDPEEAAEFVKATHVDALAIAIGTSHGAYKFTKPPTGDTLSIQRIKEIHARIPDTHLVMHGSSSVPQEWLEVINQYGGQIPETYGVPVEEIIEGIKHGVRKVNIDTDLRLASTGAVRRFMAQNPSEFDPRKFLKETVTAMRDLCIARYEAFGTAGNASKIKPINLEVMFQRYERGELDPKVK, from the coding sequence ATGGCTTTGATTAGCATGCGCCAAATGCTCGACCACGCTGCCGAATATGGCTACGGCATTCCAGCATTTAACGTTAATAACCTTGAGCAGATGCGCGCCATTATGGAAGCAGCGGACGCCACCGACTCGCCAGTTATCGTGCAAGCCTCTGCTGGCGCGCGCAAATATGCCGGTGCACCCTTTCTGCGCCATCTCATCTTGGCAGCTGTAGAGGAATTCCCGCATATCCCTGTCGTGATGCATCAAGACCACGGTACTAGTCCTGCCGTTTGTCAGCGCTCTATTCAGCTTGGCTTCTCCTCAGTGATGATGGATGGTTCACTGGGTGAAGATGGCAAAACACCAATGGACTACGACTACAACGTTGATGTCACCCGCCGTGCCGTGGAAATGGCACATGCTTGTGGTGTTTCTGTAGAAGGTGAGCTGGGCTGCCTGGGCAGCTTAGAAACGGGCATGGCCGGTGAGGAAGACGGCATCGGTGCCGAAGGCAAACTGGATATGGAGCAGATGCTCACCGATCCTGAAGAAGCCGCAGAATTTGTCAAAGCGACCCACGTCGATGCGCTAGCGATCGCCATTGGCACCAGCCACGGTGCCTATAAATTCACTAAGCCACCCACCGGTGATACGCTTTCAATTCAGCGCATTAAAGAAATTCATGCGCGTATTCCCGATACCCACCTGGTAATGCATGGCTCTTCATCTGTGCCCCAGGAATGGCTGGAAGTGATTAACCAGTATGGCGGTCAAATTCCAGAAACTTACGGCGTACCGGTCGAAGAGATCATTGAGGGCATTAAGCACGGCGTTCGCAAGGTCAATATCGACACCGATTTACGCCTTGCTTCTACGGGTGCAGTACGCCGCTTTATGGCTCAGAACCCTTCAGAGTTCGACCCACGTAAATTCCTTAAAGAAACCGTGACGGCCATGCGTGACCTATGCATTGCACGCTATGAAGCCTTCGGTACCGCCGGTAATGCGAGTAAAATCAAACCTATTAACCTGGAAGTTATGTTCCAGCGTTACGAGCGTGGTGAGCTAGACCCCAAAGTGAAGTAA
- a CDS encoding phosphoglycerate kinase: MNVQKMTDLPLEGQRVLIREDLNVPIKHGRVSSDARLRAALPTIQAAAQAGAKVMLMSHLGRPTEGEPADEFSLAPVAERLTELLGHPVALIKDYLDTAPTLANGDVVLLENVRFNIGEKKDDEQLSKQYAALCDVFVMDAFGTAHRAQASTHGVARFAPQACAGPLLAQELEALKKALATPARPMTAIVGGSKVSTKLDVLTALSDKCDQLIVGGGIANTFIAAAGYNVGKSLYEADLIGQAKALMDKVAIPLPTDVVVATEFSESADAIVKPVDQVADDEMILDIGPETANHLASLLKNAGTILWNGPVGVFEIDQFGKGTEVLSLAIADSNAFSIAGGGDTLAAIDKYAIADRVSYISTGGGAFLEYVEGKQLPAVAALEAAAQRG, from the coding sequence ATGAACGTGCAAAAAATGACCGACCTGCCCCTGGAAGGGCAGCGTGTACTGATTCGTGAAGACCTTAACGTGCCAATCAAACATGGCCGTGTTTCCAGTGACGCCCGTCTTCGCGCGGCGCTGCCCACCATTCAGGCAGCAGCTCAAGCAGGTGCGAAAGTGATGCTCATGAGCCACTTAGGCCGCCCCACTGAAGGTGAGCCTGCTGACGAATTTTCACTAGCTCCTGTCGCAGAGCGCTTAACCGAATTACTAGGCCACCCCGTTGCCTTAATCAAAGATTATCTCGATACAGCACCAACGTTAGCTAACGGCGATGTTGTGCTGTTAGAAAACGTGCGTTTTAACATTGGTGAGAAAAAAGACGACGAGCAGCTTTCCAAGCAGTATGCAGCACTATGCGACGTTTTTGTAATGGATGCCTTTGGCACCGCTCACCGTGCACAGGCCTCTACACATGGCGTTGCACGCTTTGCCCCGCAGGCGTGTGCAGGCCCGCTGCTTGCCCAAGAGCTCGAGGCGCTTAAAAAAGCATTGGCGACCCCTGCTCGTCCTATGACAGCAATTGTCGGCGGCTCTAAAGTATCTACCAAGCTAGATGTACTCACAGCCCTTTCTGACAAATGCGATCAGCTCATTGTCGGTGGCGGTATCGCCAATACGTTTATCGCGGCAGCAGGCTATAATGTCGGCAAATCGCTCTACGAAGCAGATTTAATCGGCCAGGCAAAAGCATTGATGGACAAAGTGGCCATTCCGTTGCCCACTGACGTCGTCGTCGCCACCGAATTTTCTGAATCGGCTGACGCCATCGTCAAGCCAGTTGACCAAGTCGCTGATGATGAAATGATCCTGGATATCGGTCCCGAAACCGCTAACCATCTCGCTAGCCTGCTGAAAAACGCAGGAACTATTTTGTGGAATGGCCCCGTTGGCGTCTTTGAGATTGATCAATTTGGCAAAGGAACGGAAGTACTTTCCCTCGCCATTGCCGACAGCAACGCTTTCTCAATCGCTGGGGGCGGTGATACGTTAGCGGCGATTGATAAATACGCTATTGCTGACCGCGTTTCCTATATCTCGACCGGCGGTGGCGCATTTCTTGAATACGTTGAAGGCAAACAGCTGCCTGCGGTTGCTGCTTTAGAAGCGGCCGCGCAGCGCGGTTAA
- a CDS encoding type I glyceraldehyde-3-phosphate dehydrogenase, whose translation MANATSKYRIAINGYGRIGQCVLRALVERNLPELEVVAINELSDLATITYLTRYDTTHGRFPGEVDHDGEVLLINGHRIQVLCERDPQALPWAALGVDLVLECSGSFKDRATAEQHLTAGAKRLLFSQPAESDVDATIVWGINEHELALSQRILSAASCTTNCLVPLLTVLDEALGLEHGVTTTIHSAMNDQPVIDAYHQTDLRLTRSAMQSIVPVDTGLAVGISRLMPSLAGRFECLHVRVPTINVSAMDVALTVRTDTHAEHVNELLRSASQQRLAGVLGYTEAPMASIDFNHDPRSGILDATQTRVAGARLIKLLCWFDNEWGFANRMLDITQRLASLSTNDAR comes from the coding sequence ATGGCTAACGCAACCTCAAAGTATCGTATTGCCATTAATGGTTACGGGCGCATTGGTCAGTGCGTGCTAAGAGCCCTGGTTGAACGCAACCTCCCTGAGCTTGAAGTGGTCGCTATCAACGAGCTTTCTGACCTTGCGACCATCACCTATCTTACCCGCTACGACACTACCCATGGTCGTTTTCCGGGCGAGGTGGATCATGATGGCGAAGTGCTGCTGATTAATGGCCATCGAATCCAGGTGCTTTGTGAGCGCGACCCGCAAGCGCTGCCCTGGGCAGCGTTGGGCGTTGACCTAGTGTTGGAGTGCTCTGGCAGTTTTAAAGACCGAGCAACGGCTGAGCAGCACTTAACAGCAGGGGCTAAGCGGCTGCTGTTTTCCCAACCTGCAGAAAGCGATGTGGATGCAACCATTGTCTGGGGCATCAACGAGCATGAATTAGCGCTCTCCCAGCGTATTCTTTCCGCAGCCTCCTGCACCACTAACTGCCTGGTGCCGTTACTGACAGTACTAGACGAAGCCTTAGGGCTTGAGCATGGTGTTACCACCACCATCCACTCAGCGATGAACGATCAGCCGGTCATTGATGCCTACCATCAAACAGACCTGCGTCTAACACGCTCGGCGATGCAATCAATTGTCCCTGTAGATACAGGATTGGCTGTTGGTATAAGCCGTTTGATGCCTAGCTTAGCAGGGCGCTTTGAATGCCTACACGTGCGCGTACCTACCATTAATGTATCAGCGATGGATGTAGCATTGACGGTTCGCACCGATACCCACGCCGAGCACGTTAACGAATTACTACGCAGTGCCAGCCAGCAACGCTTAGCTGGCGTATTGGGCTATACCGAAGCCCCCATGGCATCGATAGATTTTAATCATGACCCCCGCTCTGGCATCCTAGACGCCACGCAAACACGGGTCGCAGGAGCACGCTTAATTAAGCTGCTGTGCTGGTTTGACAATGAATGGGGCTTTGCCAATCGTATGCTGGATATCACCCAACGGCTGGCATCGCTTTCCACAAACGATGCTCGCTAG